From Thermomicrobiales bacterium, one genomic window encodes:
- a CDS encoding GNAT family N-acetyltransferase yields MLEAEPEVTVQIAGIDDAPLVRALMLAGFAQFRDTLDPPSSAFWESDEDVAAAIARGGAAIAWIGETPVGSVRFEPQGAWLYLGRLAVIPEARRRGVARALMLAVEAEAPRFGVGEIRLSMREALPGNRALFEQLGYVVISVDPHPRNPAQNSLRMRKRLPISSPSPPPSAT; encoded by the coding sequence GTGCTCGAAGCCGAACCCGAGGTCACCGTTCAGATCGCCGGCATCGACGATGCGCCGTTGGTGCGCGCGTTGATGCTGGCCGGGTTCGCCCAATTCAGGGACACGCTCGATCCGCCGTCGAGCGCGTTCTGGGAAAGCGACGAGGATGTGGCCGCGGCCATCGCGCGTGGAGGCGCGGCAATCGCCTGGATTGGAGAGACGCCGGTCGGATCGGTGCGTTTCGAACCGCAGGGCGCCTGGCTCTACCTTGGGCGGCTGGCCGTGATTCCCGAAGCGCGCCGACGCGGAGTAGCGCGCGCGTTGATGCTGGCGGTCGAAGCAGAAGCGCCCCGGTTTGGAGTAGGCGAGATTCGGCTGTCCATGCGGGAAGCGCTCCCTGGCAATCGGGCGCTCTTCGAGCAGCTCGGATATGTGGTCATCAGCGTCGACCCGCATCCGCGCAACCCAGCGCAGAACTCGCTCCGCATGCGGAAACGCTTGCCTATTTCTTCTCCGTCACCACCACCGTCTGCGACATGA
- a CDS encoding plastocyanin/azurin family copper-binding protein: MQVDRRRLLALGMSALVGSLGLQRAAAHDATATPTSAGPAAGMADATPVASPAASPAASGSTFVSTIVSLKFTPPEIDIEAGTTVIWENRDVVSHTVTHKAKVEDQLFASPYIEPGKSFSFTFDKPGTYPVFCIPHPFMSQTVVVTEKK, encoded by the coding sequence GCCGGTTGCTGGCGCTCGGGATGAGCGCGCTCGTAGGGTCGCTCGGTCTTCAGCGTGCCGCTGCACATGATGCAACTGCTACTCCCACTTCAGCCGGGCCGGCTGCGGGTATGGCAGACGCGACGCCTGTGGCCAGCCCAGCGGCTTCCCCGGCCGCGAGCGGGTCGACGTTTGTCTCGACGATTGTTTCGCTGAAGTTCACACCGCCCGAGATCGACATCGAGGCTGGCACCACGGTGATCTGGGAGAATCGCGATGTCGTCTCCCACACGGTCACGCACAAAGCCAAGGTGGAAGACCAGCTCTTCGCATCGCCGTATATCGAGCCGGGAAAATCCTTTTCCTTCACCTTCGACAAACCGGGCACCTATCCGGTCTTCTGCATACCGCATCCGTTCATGTCGCAGACGGTGGTGGTGACGGAGAAGAAATAG